The following proteins come from a genomic window of Musa acuminata AAA Group cultivar baxijiao chromosome BXJ1-7, Cavendish_Baxijiao_AAA, whole genome shotgun sequence:
- the LOC103990300 gene encoding glyoxylase I 4 — translation MLGDKGGALPLASLNHISVVCRSLVRSLDFYQNVLGFLPVRRPGSFDFDGAWLFNYGIGIHLLQSEDPENMPKKREINPKDNHISFQCESLALVEKQLKEMGIPYIQSGVEEGGIYVDQLFFHDPDGFMIEICNCDNLPVISLSGEPIMACKRVSLIPQPQQQQPQQQQQQQQQHQESCA, via the exons ATGTTGGGCGATAAAGGTGGTGCGCTGCCGCTGGCGTCCTTGAACCACATCTCCGTCGTCTGCAGATCTTTGGTGAGGTCACTCGATTTCTACCAGAACGTGCTCGGCTTCCTCCCCGTCCGCAGGCCCGGATCCTTTGATTTTGATGGTGCATG GTTGTTCAACTATGGAATTGGCATCCACCTACTGCAATCTGAAGACCCTGAGAACATGCCGAAGAAGAGGGAGATTAACCCCAAGGACAACCATATCTCCTTCCAG TGCGAGAGCTTGGCGTTGGTGGAGAAGCAGCTGAAGGAGATGGGCATACCTTACATCCAGAGCGGCGTAGAAGAGGGCGGGATCTACGTGGACCAGCTCTTCTTCCATGATCCGGACGGGTTCATGATCGAGATCTGCAACTGCGACAACCTCCCGGTGATCTCCCTCTCCGGTGAGCCCATAATGGCGTGCAAGAGGGTAAGCCTTATTCCGCAACCACAGCAACAGCAAccacaacaacagcagcagcagcagcagcaacaccaaGAGTCCTGCGCGTGA
- the LOC135680113 gene encoding uncharacterized protein At1g15400-like produces the protein MAELQRSATTFRRSGSSGLVWDERLFSEKKKEKEEEEEKEEEGAEEIRELKHSKSVGSTRRTMGRNRSTGDGRHAFRAGVLPPNVDPPSPKVPRCLCCGFFGKRGLARPSKPRSQ, from the coding sequence ATGGCAGAGCTACAAAGATCTGCGACGACGTTCAGGAGGTCAGGTTCATCAGGGCTGGTGTGGGATGAGAGGTTGTTCTccgagaagaagaaggaaaaggaggaggaggaggagaaggaggaggaaggagcCGAAGAAATCAGGGAACTGAAGCACTCGAAGAGCGTAGGGTCGACCCGCCGAACGATGGGACGCAACCGCAGCACCGGCGACGGCAGGCACGCCTTCCGTGCAGGTGTCCTCCCGCCGAACGTCGACCCGCCATCTCCTAAGGTCCCTCGTTGCCTTTGCTGTGGATTCTTCGGCAAGCGCGGATTGGCAAGGCCGTCGAAGCCAAGAAGCCAGTGA
- the LOC135678481 gene encoding protein OVEREXPRESSOR OF CATIONIC PEROXIDASE 3-like codes for MAASASTPAMALGVSSAALRCRTTSRLPLLVGSSEQLPSSAARPRPRRSFQSLVAFSRRRKSSSGLAKTKEGPPRRKSTEQNNDWAGDDIDEDAFEALFSQLEEDLKNDNLLSDDVDDDISEEDLARLELELEEALGVGDNDDISGISPSSGHLGSDEDDEYEDRRPKLKNWQMRRLARALKIGRRKTSIKSLAAELGLERAFVLGFLRDPPPNLLLMSASLPDEIKQTSEPSSESLMGDTTHTPEPESKLLESPPAIATDDVQSKPAKELPVHVMRTRWLAQKRLKKVHIETLERVYSRTKRPTNAMISSIVHVTNLPWKRVLKWFEEKRLEDGIPDHRAPYRRSSPGTISAG; via the exons ATGGCGGCATCCGCTTCGACGCCCGCCATGGCCTTAGGGGTCTCGTCGGCAGCCCTCCGATGCAGAACGACGAGCAGGCTGCCTCTCCTGGTTGGCTCCTCGGAGCAGCTCCCCTCATCGGCGGCACGTCCGCGCCCGCGCCGCTCCTTCCAATCCCTCGTCGCCTTCTCTCGGCGCAGGAAGAGCAGCTCGGGGCTCGCCAAAACTAAGGAAGGTCCTCCCAGGCGTAAG TCAACAGAGCAAAATAATGATTGGGCTGGAGATGATATTGATGAAGATGCTTTTGAGGCACTTTTCAGCCAACTGGAGGAAGATTTGAAAAATGATAACCTTCTGagtgatgatgttgatgatgacatAAGTGAAGAAGATTTGGCTAGGCTAGAACTAGAGTTAGAGGAAGCACTAGGGGTTGGAGATAATGATGATATTTCTGGAATTTCACCAAGTTCTGGTCATTTGGGCAGTGATGAGGATGATGAGTATGAAGACAGAAGACCAAAGCTTAAGAATTGGCAGATGCGGAGACTGGCACGTGCTTTAAAGATTGGTAGGCGTAAAACTAGC ATTAAAAGTCTTGCTGCAGAACTTGGGCTAGAAAGGGCTTTTGTCCTCGGATTCCTTCGTGATCCACCTCCAAATCTTTTGCTTATGTCTGCTTCTTTACCTGATGAAATCAAACAGACAAGTGAACCTTCAAGCGAGTCCTTAATGGGTGACACCACACATACACCTGAACCAGAAAGCAAGCTTTTGGAATCTCCTCCTGCTATAGCGACGGATGATGTACAAAGCAAGCCTGCTAAAGAACTTCCTGTTCACGTAATGCGAACAAGGTGGTTGGCACAGAAGAGACTGAAGAAAGTGCATATCGAAACATTAGAAAGAGTTTACTCGCGAACAAAACGTCCGACT AATGCAATGATCAGCAGTATAGTACATGTAACAAATCTTCCATGGAAGAGAGTGCTGAAGTGGTTTGAAGAGAAGCGACTCGAGGATGGAATTCCTGATCATCGTGCTCCATATCGGCGGTCTTCGCCTGGGACCATCTCCGCTGGTTGA